Proteins encoded within one genomic window of Chitinophaga parva:
- a CDS encoding DUF1800 domain-containing protein, with the protein MDRRAFLKLSNDRQQPSQSIPAASPASSAPAARVGGGINPYAGPWGSEQVTHLLKRTMFGATRADINYFKGLSMDAAVDLLVNAAYVAPAPPVNNYGTDVTNIASGATWVHSSQPPTGDAGDSLNDLRNKSWKAWWFGLMVNQGRSLNEKMTLFWHNHFVTETMTVKDGRLAWLTNDTLRRNALGNFKTLTREITLDPGMLVYLNGYLNSKEAADENYARELQELFTVGKGPDSHYTEDDVRAAARVLTGYRVNFDTCTTYFQTTEHDSDNKQFSDFYSAKIISGQTGPSGQNELDALLEIIFAQVECAKFICRKLYRFFVYYIIDDAAEKNVIAPLATLFINSNYEIKPVLSALFKSEHFFDPGNMSCLIKSPIDFVVGMCREFNIQFPNASDYTNLYSAWDVLRDQAATMLQDIGSPPLVAGWAAYYQEPQYHEIWINNDTLPKRNKLSDTLSISKFNGLFIDALAFAAQQSDPGNAAQLITDSLEVLFRMPVSDDTKTFLASTYLLGGQTDPNYWTNAWTAYTSNPGDAMAKKIVNDKLTALYKGLMDLSEYQLS; encoded by the coding sequence ATGGATCGCAGAGCTTTTCTAAAGCTGTCCAACGACCGGCAACAGCCATCACAGTCTATCCCGGCCGCTTCCCCCGCCAGCAGCGCACCCGCCGCCCGCGTAGGAGGAGGCATCAACCCATACGCAGGACCCTGGGGATCCGAACAGGTGACCCACCTCCTGAAAAGGACCATGTTTGGCGCTACCCGGGCAGATATTAACTACTTCAAAGGCCTCTCCATGGATGCCGCGGTAGACCTGCTCGTGAATGCGGCTTACGTTGCACCCGCTCCTCCTGTTAATAACTACGGCACCGATGTGACCAACATTGCCAGTGGTGCCACCTGGGTACATTCCAGCCAGCCGCCCACCGGCGATGCCGGCGACTCCCTCAATGACCTGCGCAATAAATCCTGGAAAGCCTGGTGGTTTGGCCTCATGGTAAACCAGGGCCGCAGCCTCAATGAGAAGATGACCCTCTTCTGGCATAACCACTTTGTGACCGAGACCATGACCGTAAAAGACGGGCGCCTGGCCTGGCTAACCAACGATACCCTGCGCAGGAACGCCCTGGGCAATTTCAAAACGCTCACCAGGGAAATTACCCTGGACCCCGGCATGCTGGTATACCTCAACGGCTACCTGAACTCCAAAGAAGCCGCCGATGAGAACTATGCCCGCGAACTGCAGGAACTTTTCACCGTAGGTAAAGGACCGGACTCTCACTACACGGAAGACGACGTGCGCGCCGCCGCCCGTGTGCTTACCGGCTACCGTGTGAACTTTGATACCTGCACCACTTACTTCCAGACCACCGAGCATGATTCTGATAACAAGCAGTTCTCCGACTTCTACAGCGCCAAGATCATTTCCGGCCAAACCGGTCCCAGTGGCCAGAATGAGCTGGATGCCCTGCTGGAGATCATCTTTGCACAGGTGGAATGCGCGAAGTTTATCTGCCGCAAACTCTATCGCTTCTTCGTCTACTACATCATTGATGATGCCGCGGAAAAGAATGTGATAGCACCCCTGGCCACACTGTTCATCAACAGCAATTACGAGATCAAACCCGTACTCAGCGCGCTTTTCAAGAGCGAACACTTTTTTGATCCGGGCAATATGTCCTGCCTGATCAAAAGCCCCATCGATTTTGTAGTGGGCATGTGCCGCGAATTCAATATCCAGTTTCCTAACGCCAGCGACTATACGAACTTGTACAGCGCCTGGGACGTACTGCGCGACCAGGCTGCCACTATGCTGCAGGACATTGGCTCGCCCCCGCTGGTGGCCGGCTGGGCCGCTTATTACCAGGAGCCGCAGTACCACGAGATCTGGATCAACAATGATACCCTGCCCAAACGCAATAAACTAAGTGATACGCTGAGCATCAGCAAATTCAATGGCCTCTTCATTGACGCACTGGCATTTGCCGCGCAGCAATCCGATCCTGGCAACGCCGCACAGCTCATCACAGATTCCCTGGAGGTGCTGTTCCGCATGCCGGTATCTGACGACACGAAGACCTTCCTGGCCAGCACTTACCTGCTGGGGGGGCAGACAGATCCCAACTACTGGACCAACGCGTGGACGGCTTACACCAGCAACCCCGGTGATGCTATGGCCAAGAAAATTGTCAACGATAAATTAACGGCTCTGTACAAAGGCCTGATGGACCTCTCAGAATACCAATTATCCTAA
- a CDS encoding DUF1501 domain-containing protein: protein MERRAFLRNTAAATVLPAFINGFSIKAFGESPLLQAMERAADNDHVLVMIQLVGGNDGLNMVIPLDQYAGYVQARANIAIPQGSVLKLNNNVKAGLHPSMTGMQQLYNEEKVCIVQSVGYPSPNFSHFRATDIWTSGSDADTIEYTGWGGRYLDYKYPNYPVGYPSDDMPDPLAIQIGSIVSPAFQGANTNNGIAISSATDFYNLVAGVQDPVPNTYAGKELSYIRLIANQADHFSTVIKKAALAAPTQGDYPDNYLAAQLKIVARLIAGGLKTRMYMVSMGGFDTHASQVDGDTTKGQHAGLLGDISSSVKAFMDDLKKIGASRRVAGMTFSEFGRRIKSNGSMGTDHGAAAPMIIFGDYVNQGVLGNTPPMPTQVSVADNVPMQYDFRSVYASILEQWFCVPSTDLKKLLFNDYQSLPLMSGIACGTVTGIDDVNAAGEHMITNYPNPFTDKTTITYKTRGGFTMVQIFDTMGRLVGTPQQGSQPAGQYTLSFDASRLANGIYYARLQNNATQDVRPMLKVKG from the coding sequence ATGGAAAGAAGAGCATTCCTCCGAAATACAGCCGCCGCCACCGTGCTGCCGGCATTCATCAATGGCTTTTCCATCAAGGCTTTTGGAGAATCACCTCTGCTGCAGGCGATGGAGCGTGCGGCAGACAATGATCATGTGCTGGTGATGATACAGTTGGTAGGTGGTAATGATGGATTGAACATGGTAATACCGCTGGACCAATATGCCGGCTATGTGCAGGCCCGCGCCAATATTGCCATCCCGCAGGGCAGCGTACTGAAACTGAATAACAATGTGAAGGCCGGTTTGCACCCTTCCATGACGGGCATGCAGCAGTTGTACAATGAAGAAAAAGTATGCATTGTACAAAGTGTGGGCTATCCTTCACCTAACTTTTCCCACTTCCGCGCCACCGATATCTGGACCTCCGGCTCTGATGCCGATACCATTGAGTACACTGGCTGGGGTGGTCGCTACCTCGACTATAAGTACCCTAACTACCCGGTGGGCTATCCTTCTGATGATATGCCTGATCCGCTGGCCATCCAGATCGGCTCTATCGTATCGCCGGCGTTCCAGGGGGCTAATACCAATAACGGTATTGCCATTTCCAGCGCCACTGATTTTTACAACCTGGTAGCCGGTGTGCAGGACCCGGTGCCTAATACCTACGCGGGAAAAGAACTGAGTTACATCCGCCTCATTGCCAACCAGGCCGACCACTTCTCTACCGTGATCAAAAAGGCTGCGCTGGCAGCGCCCACACAGGGCGACTACCCGGATAATTACCTGGCGGCCCAGCTGAAGATCGTGGCCCGCCTCATTGCCGGTGGTCTTAAAACCCGCATGTACATGGTGAGCATGGGCGGCTTTGACACCCACGCCAGCCAGGTAGATGGCGATACCACTAAGGGCCAGCACGCAGGATTGCTGGGCGATATTTCCAGCTCCGTAAAAGCATTCATGGACGATCTGAAAAAGATAGGCGCCTCCCGCCGCGTGGCAGGTATGACCTTCTCAGAATTTGGCCGCCGCATAAAATCAAATGGCAGTATGGGTACGGACCATGGCGCTGCCGCGCCCATGATCATCTTTGGTGATTATGTAAACCAGGGCGTACTGGGTAATACACCACCCATGCCCACCCAGGTATCTGTGGCGGATAATGTGCCCATGCAGTACGACTTCCGCTCTGTGTATGCCTCCATCCTGGAGCAATGGTTCTGTGTGCCCAGCACCGATTTGAAAAAGCTGCTGTTCAACGACTACCAAAGCCTGCCCCTGATGAGCGGCATTGCCTGTGGTACCGTAACCGGTATTGACGATGTAAATGCGGCCGGTGAGCACATGATCACCAATTACCCCAACCCGTTCACCGACAAGACCACGATCACTTACAAGACCCGCGGAGGCTTTACCATGGTGCAGATCTTTGATACCATGGGCCGCCTGGTAGGCACGCCCCAGCAGGGCAGCCAGCCCGCAGGCCAGTATACCCTGAGCTTTGACGCATCGCGCCTGGCAAATGGGATCTACTATGCCCGCCTGCAGAACAATGCCACCCAGGACGTTCGGCCAATGCTGAAAGTGAAGGGTTAA
- a CDS encoding TonB-dependent receptor: MFLRRIIVTVILCVYAGTAFAADDQNSLSGTVTDGNTHQPLIGASVYFPDLHSGAAADASGHYIINHLPAGTYTVEVHSIGYAAFTTSIRIKGATVHDFELKETLIEKNEVVVTGVNMATSTRKSPVPISVVRKDYLDENVSTNIVDAIAKLPGVSQLTTGPAISKPYIRGLGYNRVVVVADEVRQEGQQWGDEHGIEVDDYNVSRLEVLKGPASLLYGSDALAGVVNIIAPPPVPVGTIKGNVEANYQTNSGLVGYHANIAGNSNGFSWSAYGTQKYSHDYKNKYDGPVFDSRFNNTNYGASIGLNKNWGYSRLIFSSFNQQLGLVEGARDSLGHFTKQVDVDGVAEDQTVTARDGRDYSMTLPRQKIGHQKLVWDNNLYLKNGGRLGLTLGYQLNQRREYGDVLNPDQPGLSLHLRTLNYALKYFLPEAKGWQTSVGVNGMQQRNENKGIEFLIPDYDLFDIGGFVVTRKTFDKLTVSGGARFDSRSIDSKSLVDNGDPKFSAFHKQFSNVSASMGLSYEASDMWTLKLNAARGFRAPNIAELSANGVHEGTIKYEYGNTSLKPEVSTQGDFGAEFNSTHVSVTGSVFFNHINNFIYSRKLASVNGGDSIPAEGNEEGYAAFKYQQTSANLYGGELLVDVHPHPIDWLHFENTLSLVKGVASNATDSTKYLPNIPAAHWLSELKGKFKQSGKRVQNLYAGVQMDMNFAQNDIFSAYETETATPAYTLLNATVGADFMNRDKKKVLFSLHLGANNLTDIAYQNHLSRLKYADVNPVTGRVGVFNMGRNFSVKLVVPIDFK, encoded by the coding sequence ATGTTTTTACGACGTATAATCGTAACCGTTATATTGTGTGTATACGCCGGCACTGCCTTTGCGGCAGATGACCAAAACTCCCTGTCTGGCACCGTAACCGACGGGAACACGCACCAGCCCCTGATTGGCGCATCTGTTTACTTCCCGGACCTGCACAGCGGGGCGGCCGCAGATGCCAGCGGGCATTACATCATTAACCACCTGCCGGCAGGTACCTACACCGTGGAAGTACATTCCATCGGCTATGCGGCCTTTACTACCAGCATACGCATCAAAGGCGCCACGGTGCATGATTTTGAGCTGAAGGAGACCCTCATTGAAAAAAATGAAGTAGTGGTAACCGGGGTGAATATGGCCACGTCTACCCGGAAAAGCCCGGTGCCCATCAGCGTGGTGCGCAAGGATTACCTGGATGAAAATGTATCTACCAATATTGTAGATGCCATTGCCAAACTGCCCGGCGTAAGCCAGCTCACCACCGGGCCGGCCATTTCCAAACCTTACATCCGTGGCCTGGGTTATAACCGGGTAGTGGTGGTAGCAGACGAAGTACGCCAGGAAGGCCAGCAATGGGGGGATGAACACGGCATTGAAGTGGACGATTATAATGTGAGCCGCCTGGAAGTGCTGAAAGGCCCTGCATCGCTGCTGTACGGCTCTGATGCACTGGCCGGCGTGGTCAATATCATAGCGCCCCCGCCCGTGCCGGTGGGTACTATTAAAGGCAACGTGGAGGCCAATTACCAGACAAACAGTGGCCTGGTGGGCTACCATGCAAACATTGCGGGCAATAGTAACGGCTTTAGCTGGAGCGCTTACGGCACCCAGAAATATTCACACGACTATAAGAACAAATACGACGGGCCGGTGTTCGATTCGCGCTTTAACAATACGAACTATGGCGCCAGCATTGGCCTCAATAAGAACTGGGGCTACAGCCGCCTTATTTTCTCTTCTTTTAACCAGCAGCTTGGCCTGGTGGAAGGGGCGCGCGACAGCCTGGGCCACTTCACCAAACAGGTAGACGTGGATGGTGTAGCGGAAGACCAGACAGTAACAGCCAGGGATGGCCGTGATTACAGCATGACCCTGCCCCGCCAGAAAATAGGCCACCAGAAGTTGGTATGGGATAATAACCTGTACCTGAAGAACGGCGGACGCCTCGGGCTTACCCTGGGTTATCAGCTGAACCAGCGCCGTGAATACGGGGATGTACTAAACCCGGACCAGCCGGGCCTTTCCCTGCACCTGCGCACGCTCAACTACGCGCTGAAATATTTCCTGCCGGAAGCCAAAGGCTGGCAAACTTCCGTGGGTGTGAACGGCATGCAGCAGCGCAATGAAAATAAAGGCATAGAATTCCTGATCCCGGATTATGACCTGTTTGATATCGGTGGTTTCGTGGTTACCCGCAAGACCTTTGATAAACTGACAGTGAGTGGTGGTGCACGTTTTGACTCCCGTTCCATTGATTCAAAATCACTGGTGGATAATGGCGATCCCAAGTTCAGTGCCTTTCATAAACAGTTTTCCAACGTGTCTGCCAGCATGGGCCTCAGCTACGAAGCATCCGATATGTGGACGCTGAAACTCAACGCCGCCCGTGGCTTCCGTGCACCCAACATTGCCGAGCTGTCTGCCAACGGTGTGCATGAAGGCACCATCAAATACGAATATGGCAACACCTCCCTGAAGCCGGAAGTGAGCACCCAGGGCGACTTTGGAGCCGAGTTCAACTCCACCCATGTATCCGTAACGGGAAGCGTGTTCTTCAACCACATCAATAATTTCATCTACTCCCGCAAGCTGGCCAGTGTGAACGGCGGTGACTCCATTCCTGCTGAAGGCAATGAAGAAGGTTATGCTGCCTTCAAATACCAGCAAACCAGCGCTAACCTGTATGGCGGTGAACTGCTGGTTGATGTGCACCCGCACCCTATTGACTGGCTGCACTTTGAAAACACCCTGTCACTGGTGAAAGGGGTGGCGTCTAACGCTACCGACTCTACGAAATATCTGCCCAATATTCCCGCCGCGCATTGGCTGTCAGAGTTGAAGGGGAAATTCAAACAAAGTGGCAAAAGGGTGCAAAACCTTTATGCAGGGGTGCAGATGGATATGAACTTTGCGCAAAACGATATCTTCAGTGCTTATGAAACGGAAACGGCCACGCCGGCTTACACCCTGCTGAATGCCACGGTGGGCGCTGATTTCATGAACCGTGATAAGAAGAAAGTATTGTTCTCCCTGCACCTTGGTGCTAACAACCTGACGGATATAGCCTACCAGAACCACCTGAGCCGCCTCAAATATGCGGACGTGAACCCCGTGACCGGAAGGGTAGGGGTGTTTAACATGGGCCGCAATTTCAGTGTGAAGCTGGTAGTGCCAATTGATTTTAAATAG
- a CDS encoding DUF983 domain-containing protein, whose amino-acid sequence MATPKRPNFFLSILQLKCPRCRRGHMFRNNIFFHWRLSRIFDMYERCPVCDQKFELETGFWFGTGYVSYALSVAFSVATLVAYAVLIGITWRDNSIFYWLIVNAILLAICQPWIMRLSRTLYLYFFVYYDEELVAHLESK is encoded by the coding sequence ATGGCCACTCCCAAACGTCCGAATTTTTTCCTGAGTATCCTGCAGCTCAAGTGCCCCCGTTGCCGCCGCGGGCACATGTTCCGCAACAACATCTTCTTTCACTGGCGCCTCTCCAGGATTTTTGATATGTATGAGCGCTGCCCCGTATGTGATCAGAAATTTGAACTGGAAACCGGCTTCTGGTTTGGCACCGGGTATGTAAGTTATGCCCTGTCCGTAGCCTTTTCCGTGGCTACCCTGGTTGCTTACGCTGTACTCATCGGCATTACCTGGCGCGATAACAGCATCTTCTACTGGCTCATTGTAAATGCCATATTGCTGGCCATTTGCCAGCCCTGGATAATGCGCCTCTCGCGCACCCTGTACCTTTACTTCTTTGTGTATTATGATGAAGAACTGGTAGCACACCTGGAAAGCAAATAA
- a CDS encoding ABC transporter ATP-binding protein, with amino-acid sequence MKLFIHYLKNYKWLIVLAMLLASINQIFSLLDPLIFGNLIDKFGNHPHHAVPFDFWHLFSKVDKNQVVVEGAERPLGNYLTGVMWLLLAAVGVAMVSRIAKAFQDYFVNVIIQRFGAQVYTDGIKHSLRLPYQNFEDQRSGETLAVLQKVRTDSEKFITNFFNVLFTSVIGIIFVTFYTAAISPLLTVCFFGGCLILGLLTNWLSRKIKVIQKTIVKETTMLAGATTESLRNIELVKSLGLTTQEIRRLNSTTIKILLLELKKVRSVRSISFVQGTFVNALRQGLLFFMMYLIFWDKMNVGQLVTVQLYSFFIFGPLQELGNIILSYREAQVSLLNFQQLLNMPVEKMPEHPVRINNLEHLQFRHVQFQHLTAKTKALDDITFDIKTGETIAFVGPSGSGKTSLVKLLVGLYNPQEGHILYNGTDSTKIDMEELRHQIGFVTQDTQLFSGSIRENLLYVNPRATDAEIMEALHQAACQNLLARSEKGLDTVIGEGGMKISGGEKQRLSIARALLRNPRLLVFDEATSALDSLTEEAITDTVKEIIAGGQLITVMIAHRLSTILHADRIYVLEKGRIIETGTHHSLLAEKGLYYAMWRQQIGERKAEPEPAKG; translated from the coding sequence ATGAAATTATTCATACACTATCTCAAAAACTACAAGTGGTTGATCGTCCTGGCCATGCTGCTGGCATCCATCAACCAGATCTTTTCCCTCCTGGACCCGCTGATCTTTGGTAACCTGATCGATAAATTTGGTAACCATCCCCACCATGCCGTCCCTTTCGATTTCTGGCACCTGTTTTCCAAGGTGGACAAGAACCAGGTGGTGGTGGAAGGCGCAGAGCGCCCGCTGGGCAACTACCTCACCGGCGTTATGTGGCTGCTGCTGGCGGCCGTGGGCGTGGCCATGGTGTCCCGTATTGCCAAGGCTTTCCAGGATTATTTCGTGAACGTGATCATCCAGCGCTTTGGCGCCCAGGTGTATACGGACGGTATCAAACACTCCCTGCGCCTGCCTTACCAGAACTTTGAAGACCAGCGCTCCGGTGAAACCCTGGCCGTATTGCAAAAAGTACGTACCGATTCGGAAAAGTTCATTACCAACTTTTTCAATGTGCTCTTTACTTCCGTGATCGGGATCATCTTTGTTACCTTTTACACGGCGGCAATCTCTCCTTTGCTCACGGTATGCTTCTTTGGTGGCTGCCTTATCCTGGGCCTGCTCACTAACTGGCTGAGCCGCAAGATCAAGGTGATCCAGAAGACCATCGTGAAAGAGACCACCATGCTGGCCGGCGCCACCACGGAGTCTTTACGCAATATTGAACTGGTAAAGAGCCTGGGCCTCACCACCCAGGAAATACGGCGCCTCAATTCCACCACCATCAAGATCCTGCTGCTGGAACTCAAAAAAGTACGCAGCGTTCGCTCCATCAGCTTTGTTCAAGGCACCTTCGTAAACGCCCTCCGCCAGGGCCTCCTGTTCTTCATGATGTACCTGATCTTCTGGGACAAAATGAATGTAGGCCAACTGGTGACCGTGCAATTGTACTCTTTCTTCATTTTCGGCCCCCTGCAGGAACTGGGCAATATCATCCTGTCCTACCGCGAGGCACAGGTGTCCCTGCTCAATTTCCAGCAACTGCTGAACATGCCGGTGGAAAAAATGCCCGAACATCCGGTGCGCATCAATAACCTGGAGCACCTGCAGTTCCGCCATGTGCAGTTCCAGCACCTCACCGCCAAGACCAAGGCCCTGGACGATATCACGTTTGACATCAAAACCGGCGAGACCATTGCCTTTGTAGGCCCTTCCGGCTCCGGCAAAACGTCCCTGGTAAAACTGCTGGTAGGCCTTTACAACCCGCAGGAAGGTCATATCCTGTACAACGGTACTGACAGTACGAAAATTGATATGGAAGAGCTGCGTCACCAGATCGGCTTTGTAACGCAGGACACGCAGTTGTTCTCCGGCAGCATCCGCGAAAACCTGCTGTACGTGAACCCGCGCGCTACCGATGCAGAGATTATGGAAGCCCTGCACCAGGCCGCCTGCCAGAACCTGCTGGCACGTAGTGAAAAAGGACTGGACACGGTGATCGGTGAAGGGGGCATGAAGATCTCCGGCGGGGAAAAACAACGTCTTTCCATCGCCCGGGCCTTGTTGCGCAATCCGCGCCTCCTGGTATTTGACGAGGCGACCTCCGCCCTGGACTCCCTCACGGAAGAGGCCATTACCGATACCGTGAAAGAGATCATTGCCGGTGGCCAGCTCATTACGGTGATGATCGCGCACCGCCTGTCCACTATCCTGCATGCAGACCGTATCTACGTGCTGGAAAAAGGCCGCATCATTGAAACCGGCACCCACCACAGCCTGCTGGCTGAAAAAGGGCTGTATTATGCCATGTGGCGCCAGCAGATCGGGGAGCGCAAAGCAGAGCCGGAACCGGCCAAGGGATAA
- a CDS encoding Panacea domain-containing protein, whose protein sequence is MYPASLIAYAFVQRGIAERNYISQLKLQKMVYFAQGYHLSQFGRPLIIEDIEAWKFGPVVPDIYIQYSIFGRSPIVETDILAYDQELRSKLKTLDSQAWQAINYTWEATRDVSARRLSEWTHEPDGPWQKYYYAKDDGEGNRKVIDNKDIQDFFRKFLAKTN, encoded by the coding sequence ATGTATCCAGCTTCACTCATTGCATATGCATTTGTACAGCGAGGGATCGCAGAGCGTAACTATATCAGCCAGCTAAAATTACAGAAGATGGTGTACTTCGCCCAGGGGTACCATCTTTCCCAGTTTGGCCGGCCGCTGATCATCGAAGACATCGAGGCCTGGAAATTTGGCCCGGTGGTGCCGGATATTTACATCCAGTACAGCATCTTCGGCAGGAGCCCCATAGTAGAGACCGATATCCTGGCCTATGACCAGGAGCTCCGCAGTAAGCTCAAAACCTTAGACAGCCAGGCCTGGCAGGCCATCAATTACACCTGGGAAGCAACCCGGGACGTATCTGCGCGCCGCCTTTCCGAATGGACGCACGAGCCGGACGGCCCCTGGCAGAAATATTATTACGCCAAAGATGACGGTGAAGGCAACCGGAAAGTCATTGATAATAAAGACATACAGGATTTTTTCCGGAAGTTTTTAGCGAAAACGAATTAG
- a CDS encoding DUF6965 family protein, whose product MSTEATPTIEELEAFFNSVKLPKQLRLHKAILISDVQLFVKGHLNVLKSKGVEMGGFYEHLLQAREAILKLQEEGKLPQ is encoded by the coding sequence ATGAGCACCGAGGCCACACCGACCATAGAGGAACTGGAAGCATTTTTCAACTCCGTGAAACTGCCCAAGCAGTTGCGTTTACATAAAGCCATCCTGATCTCGGATGTGCAGCTTTTTGTGAAGGGGCATTTGAATGTACTGAAGAGCAAGGGTGTTGAAATGGGCGGCTTTTATGAGCACCTGTTGCAGGCCAGGGAAGCCATTCTGAAGCTGCAGGAAGAAGGAAAGTTACCGCAGTAA
- a CDS encoding YifB family Mg chelatase-like AAA ATPase, with amino-acid sequence MVTKTYGSAIQGVDAITIAIEVSIVKNVKFLLVGLPDDAVKESRFRIHSAMSHMGHRFPRLGIVVNLAPANIRKAGSAYDLPIAIGILIASGQLKTTQQENYVIMGELSLDGTLRPIKGALAMAMQAAAEGFTGMILPAQNAREAAMVDGLQVYGATCLKEVVQFFNAPQTLHAVRVNADEVFAAQQDFNVDFADVKGQRTIKRALEIAAAGGHNALLIGPPGAGKTMLARRLPTILPPLSLQEALETTKIHSVAGKMTAHSALIVQRPFRSPHHTISDTALVGGGSHPQPGEISLAHNGVLFLDELPEFKRSALEVMRQPIEERRVAISRAKVAVNFPAGFMLIASMNPCPCGYFNHPVKECTCAPGMVRKYLNKISGPLLDRIDLHVEVTPVPTAALLQADAAEDSASIRTRVIKARQVQQQRFLQEPGTYCNAQMNNKLMVRYCRLDETCASLLHKAIDKLKLSARAHDRILKVSRTIADLDGSAAIQTGHIAEAIQFRTLDRESWGNAY; translated from the coding sequence ATGGTCACCAAAACTTACGGAAGCGCCATCCAGGGCGTGGATGCTATTACCATTGCCATAGAAGTTTCCATCGTAAAGAACGTCAAGTTCCTCCTCGTGGGCCTGCCGGATGATGCGGTAAAGGAAAGCCGTTTCCGCATCCATTCCGCTATGAGCCACATGGGGCACCGCTTTCCGCGCCTGGGCATCGTGGTGAACCTGGCCCCGGCCAATATCCGCAAGGCCGGCTCAGCCTATGACCTGCCCATTGCCATCGGCATTTTGATAGCCTCCGGGCAATTGAAAACCACGCAGCAGGAAAACTATGTCATCATGGGAGAGCTGTCATTGGATGGTACGCTGCGCCCCATCAAAGGCGCACTGGCCATGGCCATGCAGGCGGCAGCGGAAGGCTTTACCGGCATGATCCTCCCCGCACAGAATGCCCGGGAAGCTGCCATGGTGGATGGCCTGCAGGTATATGGCGCCACCTGTCTTAAAGAAGTGGTGCAGTTCTTCAACGCCCCCCAAACGCTGCACGCGGTGCGGGTGAATGCAGATGAGGTGTTTGCAGCGCAACAGGATTTCAACGTAGACTTTGCTGATGTAAAGGGGCAACGCACTATCAAACGTGCATTGGAGATTGCGGCCGCTGGTGGCCACAACGCGTTGCTGATAGGGCCTCCCGGTGCCGGTAAAACCATGCTGGCCCGCAGGCTGCCCACTATCCTGCCACCACTGAGCTTACAGGAAGCATTGGAAACAACGAAGATTCATTCCGTGGCGGGTAAGATGACGGCCCACTCCGCGCTCATTGTACAACGCCCTTTCCGCTCTCCCCATCATACCATCAGTGATACGGCACTGGTAGGCGGTGGCAGCCATCCCCAGCCGGGAGAAATTTCGCTGGCGCATAACGGGGTATTGTTCCTGGATGAACTGCCGGAGTTCAAACGCTCCGCGCTGGAAGTAATGCGCCAGCCCATAGAAGAGCGCAGGGTGGCCATTTCCAGGGCAAAGGTAGCGGTAAACTTTCCCGCGGGTTTTATGCTCATTGCATCCATGAACCCCTGCCCCTGCGGGTATTTTAACCACCCGGTAAAAGAATGCACCTGTGCACCGGGCATGGTACGCAAGTACCTCAACAAAATATCCGGCCCCCTGCTGGACCGGATAGACCTGCATGTAGAAGTAACGCCAGTGCCTACCGCAGCCCTGCTACAGGCGGATGCCGCCGAAGACAGCGCCAGCATCCGCACCCGGGTGATCAAAGCCCGCCAGGTGCAGCAGCAGCGCTTCTTACAGGAACCGGGCACCTACTGTAATGCGCAGATGAACAATAAACTGATGGTACGTTACTGCCGGTTAGATGAAACCTGCGCCAGCCTGCTGCACAAAGCCATTGACAAGCTGAAACTCTCTGCCCGCGCGCACGACCGGATACTTAAAGTAAGCCGCACCATTGCAGACCTGGACGGCAGCGCTGCCATCCAGACCGGGCACATTGCAGAGGCCATCCAGTTCCGCACACTGGACAGGGAAAGCTGGGGGAATGCGTACTAA